The genomic DNA TTAGAAGCCGCCGTCCGGATCCGGCGAATCGTTGAATTGAGCCCGCTTCGCGCGCAGCTCGAAGTCCCGGTGCCGACCCTATGCACGGCCGCGTCCGATTTTGCGGGTGCGGATGCCCTGGGTGACCCGTCTCGATGGCGAAGACGCGTGCGGGGACCGGCTGCACACGTCTGCGAGTGCTTTCAGCCTTGGAGCCCCATTTTTCCAGTGGCCATTGCCGCGAGGCGAACCACGAGCGTTCGGGGAACAAAGCGCGACATCCAGGTGGCCGCTCGCACGCTTGTCCGCCCTGGGTAGGCGACCGCTTTCCTTCGATCGAAGGCCTTGAGTGTTTTTTGGACAACCGATTCCGAGCTGTCCATGTCCTTGGGCGACACCTCGGTCGACACCCCATCAAAGAAGCTCGTTGCCGTGGGTCCTGGGCAAGCTGCCATCACATGAACGCCCGTGCCGGCAAGCTCATATTGCAGCGCTTCGCTGAAGAAAAGGACGAACGCCTTGGTAGCGGCGTAGGTGCCCATGTAAGGGAGCGGCTGAAAGCTTGCATTGGACGCAAGATTGATGATGCCGCCCTTGCCCCGCTTTGTCATTGCGCTGCCAAGCTGGTGGGTAAGCGCGACCAGCGCCTGGACGTTGACCTGGATCTCCGACTGTACCTTCTTGAAATCCTGCGAGAGGAAGCTGCCGGTCAGGCCAAGCCCCGCATTGTTGACCAGCAGGTCGACCTGAATGCCGCGGTGCTCAAGTTCCTCACCG from Cupriavidus sp. D39 includes the following:
- a CDS encoding SDR family NAD(P)-dependent oxidoreductase, whose translation is MFVYRGSTALITGASKGLGKVFAETLAARGMNLVLVARSGDALHALAQDLTARYSVQCVPLSADLANPYAAIQIGEELEHRGIQVDLLVNNAGLGLTGSFLSQDFKKVQSEIQVNVQALVALTHQLGSAMTKRGKGGIINLASNASFQPLPYMGTYAATKAFVLFFSEALQYELAGTGVHVMAACPGPTATSFFDGVSTEVSPKDMDSSESVVQKTLKAFDRRKAVAYPGRTSVRAATWMSRFVPRTLVVRLAAMATGKMGLQG